One segment of Panthera leo isolate Ple1 chromosome A3, P.leo_Ple1_pat1.1, whole genome shotgun sequence DNA contains the following:
- the MATN4 gene encoding matrilin-4 isoform X2, which translates to MRGLLCSPLPMLLLLLQPSWESQVQFAGPRCRTGPLDLVFVIDSSRSVRPFEFETMRQFLVGLLRGLDVGPNATRVGVIQYSSQVQSVFRLGAFSRREDMERAIRALVPLAQGTMTGLAIQYAMNVAFSVAEGARPPEARVPRIAVIVTDGRPQDRVAEVAAQARARGIEIYAVGVQRADVGSLRAMASPPLDEHVFLVESFDLIQEFGLQFQGRLCGKDLCVEGGHGCQHQCVSAPGTFHCACNPGYQLAADNKSCLAIDLCAEGTHGCEHHCISSPGSYSCRCRAGFVLQQDQRSCRAIDHCSFGNHSCQHECVSTFRGPRCHCREGHDLLPDGRSCQARDLCNGVDHGCEFQCVSEGLSYRCLCPEGQQLQADGKSCNRCREGHVDLVLLVDGSKSVRPQNFELVKRFVNQIVDFLDVSPEGTRVGLVQFSSRVRTEFPLGRYGTAAEVKQAVLAVEYMERGTMTGLALRHMVEHSFSEAQGARPRALNVPRVGLVFTDGRSQDDISVWAARAKEEGIVMYAVGVGKAVEEELRQIASEPAELHVSYSPDFGSMTHLLENLRGSICPAARGSWL; encoded by the exons ATGAGGGGCCTTCTATGCTCGCCACTGCCTAtgttgctgctgcttctccagccCTCCTGGGAAAGCCAGGTCCAGTTCGCAG GTCCCAGGTGTCGAACGGGGCCCCTGGATTTGGTGTTCGTGATTGACAGCTCGCGCAGCGTGCGCCCCTTTGAGTTCGAAACCATGCGGCAGTTCCTGGTGGGCCTCCTCCGCGGCCTGGACGTGGGGCCCAACGCTACGCGCGTCGGAGTGATCCAGTACTCGAGTCAAGTGCAGAGCGTCTTCCGGCTCGGCGCCTTCTCGCGCCGCGAGGATATGGAGCGCGCCATTCGCGCGCTGGTGCCGCTAGCTCAGGGCACCATGACCGGGCTGGCGATCCAGTACGCCATGAACGTGGCTTTCAGCGTGGCCGAGGGCGCGCGCCCGCCGGAGGCGCGCGTGCCGCGCATCGCTGTCATTGTGACCGACGGGCGACCCCAGGATCGCGTGGCTGAGGTGGCGGCTCAGGCGCGCGCCCGCGGCATCGAGATCTACGCCGTGGGGGTGCAGCGCGCCGACGTGGGCTCCCTGCGCGCCATGGCGTCTCCCCCGCTGGACGAGCACGTCTTCCTCGTTGAGTCCTTCGATCTTATCCAGGAGTTTGGCCTACAGTTCCAGGGTCGGCTGTGTG GAAAGGACCTGTGTGTTGAGGGGGGACACGGCTGCCAGCACCAATGTGTCAGCGCCCCGGGCACGTTCCACTGTGCCTGCAACCCTGGCTACCAGCTAGCTGCAGATAACAAGAGCTGTTTGG CCATTGACCTGTGCGCTGAAGGGACCCATGGCTGTGAGCACCACTGCATCAGCTCCCCAGGCTCCTATTCCTGCCGCTGCCGAGCTGGCTTTGTACTCCAGCAGGACCAGAGAAGCTGCAGGG CCATTGACCACTGCAGCTTTGGGAACCACAGCTGCCAGCACGAGTGTGTTAGCACCTTTCGTGGGCCCCGGTGCCACTGCAGAGAGGGCCACGACCTGCTGCCCGACGGGAGGAGCTGTCAGG CCCGGGACCTTTGCAATGGTGTAGACCATGGATGTGAGTTCCAGTGTGTGAGTGAGGGCCTCTCTTACCGCTGCCTGTGCCCTGAGGGCCAGCAACTGCAGGCAGATGGCAAGAGCTGCAACC GGTGCCGGGAAGGCCACGTGGACCTGGTTCTGCTCGTTGATGGCTCCAAGAGCGTGCGCCCGCAGAACTTCGAGCTGGTGAAGCGCTTTGTGAACCAGATCGTGGACTTCCTGGACGTGTCCCCCGAGGGCACGCGCGTGGGGCTGGTGCAGTTCTCCAGCCGCGTGCGCACCGAGTTCCCGCTGGGCCGCTACGGCACCGCGGCCGAGGTCAAGCAGGCGGTCCTGGCCGTGGAGTACATGGAGCGCGGTACCATGACAGGGCTGGCGCTGCGCCACATGGTGGAGCACAGCTTCTCCGAGGCGCAGGGCGCACGGCCCCGCGCCCTCAACGTGCCTCGCGTGGGCCTGGTGTTCACAGACGGCCGCTCCCAGGATGACATCTCGGTGTGGGCGGCGCGTGCCAAGGAGGAAG GCATCGTCATGTACGCCGTGGGCGTGGGCAAGGCAGTGGAGGAGGAGCTGCGCCAGATCGCCTCCGAGCCTGCAGAGCTGCACGTGTCCTACTCCCCCGACTTCGGCTCCATGACGCACCTGCTGGAGAACCTCAGAGGCAGCATCTGCCCTG CTGCACGTGGCTCGTGGCTATAG
- the MATN4 gene encoding matrilin-4 isoform X3, giving the protein MRGLLCSPLPMLLLLLQPSWESQVQFAGPRCRTGPLDLVFVIDSSRSVRPFEFETMRQFLVGLLRGLDVGPNATRVGVIQYSSQVQSVFRLGAFSRREDMERAIRALVPLAQGTMTGLAIQYAMNVAFSVAEGARPPEARVPRIAVIVTDGRPQDRVAEVAAQARARGIEIYAVGVQRADVGSLRAMASPPLDEHVFLVESFDLIQEFGLQFQGRLCGKDLCVEGGHGCQHQCVSAPGTFHCACNPGYQLAADNKSCLAIDLCAEGTHGCEHHCISSPGSYSCRCRAGFVLQQDQRSCRAIDHCSFGNHSCQHECVSTFRGPRCHCREGHDLLPDGRSCQARDLCNGVDHGCEFQCVSEGLSYRCLCPEGQQLQADGKSCNRCREGHVDLVLLVDGSKSVRPQNFELVKRFVNQIVDFLDVSPEGTRVGLVQFSSRVRTEFPLGRYGTAAEVKQAVLAVEYMERGTMTGLALRHMVEHSFSEAQGARPRALNVPRVGLVFTDGRSQDDISVWAARAKEEGIVMYAVGVGKAVEEELRQIASEPAELHVSYSPDFGSMTHLLENLRGSICPDKETQA; this is encoded by the exons ATGAGGGGCCTTCTATGCTCGCCACTGCCTAtgttgctgctgcttctccagccCTCCTGGGAAAGCCAGGTCCAGTTCGCAG GTCCCAGGTGTCGAACGGGGCCCCTGGATTTGGTGTTCGTGATTGACAGCTCGCGCAGCGTGCGCCCCTTTGAGTTCGAAACCATGCGGCAGTTCCTGGTGGGCCTCCTCCGCGGCCTGGACGTGGGGCCCAACGCTACGCGCGTCGGAGTGATCCAGTACTCGAGTCAAGTGCAGAGCGTCTTCCGGCTCGGCGCCTTCTCGCGCCGCGAGGATATGGAGCGCGCCATTCGCGCGCTGGTGCCGCTAGCTCAGGGCACCATGACCGGGCTGGCGATCCAGTACGCCATGAACGTGGCTTTCAGCGTGGCCGAGGGCGCGCGCCCGCCGGAGGCGCGCGTGCCGCGCATCGCTGTCATTGTGACCGACGGGCGACCCCAGGATCGCGTGGCTGAGGTGGCGGCTCAGGCGCGCGCCCGCGGCATCGAGATCTACGCCGTGGGGGTGCAGCGCGCCGACGTGGGCTCCCTGCGCGCCATGGCGTCTCCCCCGCTGGACGAGCACGTCTTCCTCGTTGAGTCCTTCGATCTTATCCAGGAGTTTGGCCTACAGTTCCAGGGTCGGCTGTGTG GAAAGGACCTGTGTGTTGAGGGGGGACACGGCTGCCAGCACCAATGTGTCAGCGCCCCGGGCACGTTCCACTGTGCCTGCAACCCTGGCTACCAGCTAGCTGCAGATAACAAGAGCTGTTTGG CCATTGACCTGTGCGCTGAAGGGACCCATGGCTGTGAGCACCACTGCATCAGCTCCCCAGGCTCCTATTCCTGCCGCTGCCGAGCTGGCTTTGTACTCCAGCAGGACCAGAGAAGCTGCAGGG CCATTGACCACTGCAGCTTTGGGAACCACAGCTGCCAGCACGAGTGTGTTAGCACCTTTCGTGGGCCCCGGTGCCACTGCAGAGAGGGCCACGACCTGCTGCCCGACGGGAGGAGCTGTCAGG CCCGGGACCTTTGCAATGGTGTAGACCATGGATGTGAGTTCCAGTGTGTGAGTGAGGGCCTCTCTTACCGCTGCCTGTGCCCTGAGGGCCAGCAACTGCAGGCAGATGGCAAGAGCTGCAACC GGTGCCGGGAAGGCCACGTGGACCTGGTTCTGCTCGTTGATGGCTCCAAGAGCGTGCGCCCGCAGAACTTCGAGCTGGTGAAGCGCTTTGTGAACCAGATCGTGGACTTCCTGGACGTGTCCCCCGAGGGCACGCGCGTGGGGCTGGTGCAGTTCTCCAGCCGCGTGCGCACCGAGTTCCCGCTGGGCCGCTACGGCACCGCGGCCGAGGTCAAGCAGGCGGTCCTGGCCGTGGAGTACATGGAGCGCGGTACCATGACAGGGCTGGCGCTGCGCCACATGGTGGAGCACAGCTTCTCCGAGGCGCAGGGCGCACGGCCCCGCGCCCTCAACGTGCCTCGCGTGGGCCTGGTGTTCACAGACGGCCGCTCCCAGGATGACATCTCGGTGTGGGCGGCGCGTGCCAAGGAGGAAG GCATCGTCATGTACGCCGTGGGCGTGGGCAAGGCAGTGGAGGAGGAGCTGCGCCAGATCGCCTCCGAGCCTGCAGAGCTGCACGTGTCCTACTCCCCCGACTTCGGCTCCATGACGCACCTGCTGGAGAACCTCAGAGGCAGCATCTGCCCTG acaaggaaactcaGGCTTAG
- the MATN4 gene encoding matrilin-4 isoform X1: protein MRGLLCSPLPMLLLLLQPSWESQVQFAGPRCRTGPLDLVFVIDSSRSVRPFEFETMRQFLVGLLRGLDVGPNATRVGVIQYSSQVQSVFRLGAFSRREDMERAIRALVPLAQGTMTGLAIQYAMNVAFSVAEGARPPEARVPRIAVIVTDGRPQDRVAEVAAQARARGIEIYAVGVQRADVGSLRAMASPPLDEHVFLVESFDLIQEFGLQFQGRLCGKDLCVEGGHGCQHQCVSAPGTFHCACNPGYQLAADNKSCLAIDLCAEGTHGCEHHCISSPGSYSCRCRAGFVLQQDQRSCRAIDHCSFGNHSCQHECVSTFRGPRCHCREGHDLLPDGRSCQARDLCNGVDHGCEFQCVSEGLSYRCLCPEGQQLQADGKSCNRCREGHVDLVLLVDGSKSVRPQNFELVKRFVNQIVDFLDVSPEGTRVGLVQFSSRVRTEFPLGRYGTAAEVKQAVLAVEYMERGTMTGLALRHMVEHSFSEAQGARPRALNVPRVGLVFTDGRSQDDISVWAARAKEEGIVMYAVGVGKAVEEELRQIASEPAELHVSYSPDFGSMTHLLENLRGSICPEEGIGAGTELRSPCECESLVEFQGRTLGALEKLTQNLAQLAARLEDLENQLASQK from the exons ATGAGGGGCCTTCTATGCTCGCCACTGCCTAtgttgctgctgcttctccagccCTCCTGGGAAAGCCAGGTCCAGTTCGCAG GTCCCAGGTGTCGAACGGGGCCCCTGGATTTGGTGTTCGTGATTGACAGCTCGCGCAGCGTGCGCCCCTTTGAGTTCGAAACCATGCGGCAGTTCCTGGTGGGCCTCCTCCGCGGCCTGGACGTGGGGCCCAACGCTACGCGCGTCGGAGTGATCCAGTACTCGAGTCAAGTGCAGAGCGTCTTCCGGCTCGGCGCCTTCTCGCGCCGCGAGGATATGGAGCGCGCCATTCGCGCGCTGGTGCCGCTAGCTCAGGGCACCATGACCGGGCTGGCGATCCAGTACGCCATGAACGTGGCTTTCAGCGTGGCCGAGGGCGCGCGCCCGCCGGAGGCGCGCGTGCCGCGCATCGCTGTCATTGTGACCGACGGGCGACCCCAGGATCGCGTGGCTGAGGTGGCGGCTCAGGCGCGCGCCCGCGGCATCGAGATCTACGCCGTGGGGGTGCAGCGCGCCGACGTGGGCTCCCTGCGCGCCATGGCGTCTCCCCCGCTGGACGAGCACGTCTTCCTCGTTGAGTCCTTCGATCTTATCCAGGAGTTTGGCCTACAGTTCCAGGGTCGGCTGTGTG GAAAGGACCTGTGTGTTGAGGGGGGACACGGCTGCCAGCACCAATGTGTCAGCGCCCCGGGCACGTTCCACTGTGCCTGCAACCCTGGCTACCAGCTAGCTGCAGATAACAAGAGCTGTTTGG CCATTGACCTGTGCGCTGAAGGGACCCATGGCTGTGAGCACCACTGCATCAGCTCCCCAGGCTCCTATTCCTGCCGCTGCCGAGCTGGCTTTGTACTCCAGCAGGACCAGAGAAGCTGCAGGG CCATTGACCACTGCAGCTTTGGGAACCACAGCTGCCAGCACGAGTGTGTTAGCACCTTTCGTGGGCCCCGGTGCCACTGCAGAGAGGGCCACGACCTGCTGCCCGACGGGAGGAGCTGTCAGG CCCGGGACCTTTGCAATGGTGTAGACCATGGATGTGAGTTCCAGTGTGTGAGTGAGGGCCTCTCTTACCGCTGCCTGTGCCCTGAGGGCCAGCAACTGCAGGCAGATGGCAAGAGCTGCAACC GGTGCCGGGAAGGCCACGTGGACCTGGTTCTGCTCGTTGATGGCTCCAAGAGCGTGCGCCCGCAGAACTTCGAGCTGGTGAAGCGCTTTGTGAACCAGATCGTGGACTTCCTGGACGTGTCCCCCGAGGGCACGCGCGTGGGGCTGGTGCAGTTCTCCAGCCGCGTGCGCACCGAGTTCCCGCTGGGCCGCTACGGCACCGCGGCCGAGGTCAAGCAGGCGGTCCTGGCCGTGGAGTACATGGAGCGCGGTACCATGACAGGGCTGGCGCTGCGCCACATGGTGGAGCACAGCTTCTCCGAGGCGCAGGGCGCACGGCCCCGCGCCCTCAACGTGCCTCGCGTGGGCCTGGTGTTCACAGACGGCCGCTCCCAGGATGACATCTCGGTGTGGGCGGCGCGTGCCAAGGAGGAAG GCATCGTCATGTACGCCGTGGGCGTGGGCAAGGCAGTGGAGGAGGAGCTGCGCCAGATCGCCTCCGAGCCTGCAGAGCTGCACGTGTCCTACTCCCCCGACTTCGGCTCCATGACGCACCTGCTGGAGAACCTCAGAGGCAGCATCTGCCCTG AGGAGGGCATCGGCGCGGGTACAGAGCTTCGGAGCCCGTGCGAATGCGAAAGCCTCGTGGAGTTCCAGGGTCGCACGCTGGGGGCGCTCGAGAAGCTAACGCAGAACC TGGCCCAGCTGGCGGCGCGCCTGGAGGATCTGGAGAACCAGTTGGCCAGCCAGAAGTGA
- the RBPJL gene encoding LOW QUALITY PROTEIN: recombining binding protein suppressor of hairless-like protein (The sequence of the model RefSeq protein was modified relative to this genomic sequence to represent the inferred CDS: inserted 2 bases in 1 codon) has product MDPVPAAEGASCPNPTAAPLAPSPNSVNGPILSKVGSGEGHCRSDGGTVSGAAAVRHGRLAWLDACSPADPSAPPGPLTHLSPPDSSEARPRSGADGRSLPGSWTSCQPAPTPGXTPEHVAVLREGVRQCLQQQCEQTVWILHAKVAQKSYGNEKRFFCPPPCVYLAGPGWRVKPVQGQAHQPGETGPTVCGYMGLDGASGSAAETQKLNFEEQPDSREFGCAKTLYISDADKRKHFRLVLRLVHRGGRELGTFHSRLIKVISKPSQKKQSLKNTDLCISSGSKVSLFNRLRSQTVSTRYLSVEDGAFVASARQWAAFTLHLADEHCSQGDFPPREGYVRYGSLVQLVCTVTGITLPPMIIRKVAKQYALLDVDEPISQLHKCAFQFPGEPAGEGGTYLCLAADKVVQFQASPCPKEANRALLNDSSCWTIIGTESVEFSFSTSLAWTREPVTPVPLINTLELSGGGDVATLELHGENFHAGLKVWFGDVEAETMYRSPRSLVCVVPDIAAFGSDWRWLRTPITVPVSLVRADGLFYPSAFSFTYTPEYSARPGPPGAPEPAADADALLESIHHEFTRSNFHLFIQT; this is encoded by the exons ATGGACCCTGTACCGGCAGCAG AGGGGGCCAGCTGCCCCAACCCAACCGCAGCccctctggccccctcccccaattccgTGAATGGGCCTATTCTGAGTAAGGTCGG AAGTGGAGAAGGGCACTGCAGGTCAGATGGGGGCACCGTAAGCGGTGCGGCGGCGGTTAGACACGGTCGTCTGGCCTGGCTTGACGCCTGCTCCCCCGCAGACCCCTCCGCGCCCCCAGGCCCTTTGACTCACCTGAGCCCGCCGGACAGCTCGGAGGCGCGGCCGCGGAGCGGAGCCGACGGGCGGAGCCTCCCGGGCAGCTGGACCAG CTGCCAGCCTGCACCCACCCCGGG CACCCCAGAGCATGTCGCGGTCCTGAGGGAAGGCGTGCGCCAGTGCCTACAGCAACAGTGTGAGCAGACGGTGTGGATCCTGCATGCCAAGGTGGCTCAAAAATCATATGGAAATGAGAAGCG GTTCTTCTGCCCCCCGCCCTGTGTCTACCTCGCAGGTCCCGGCTGGAGGGTGAAGCCAGTGCAAGGCCAAG CCCACCAGCCAGGGGAAACCGGACCCACGGTCTGCGGTTACATGGGACTGGATGGCGCGTCCGGCAGCGCCGCCGAGACGCAGAAGTTGAATTTCGAAGAGCAGCCAGACTCCAGG GAATTCGGTTGCGCCAAGACCCTGTACATCTCGGACGCAGACAAGAGGAAGCACTTCCGGCTGGTGCTGCGGCTGGTGCACCGGGGGGGCCGGGAGCTAGGCACCTTCCACAGCCGCCTCATCAAGGTCATCTCGAAGCCCTCGCAGAAGAAGCAGTCGCTGAAGAACACCGACC TGTGCATATCCTCGGGCTCAAAGGTCTCCCTCTTCAACCGCCTGCGCTCCCAGACGGTCTCCACGCGCTACCTGTCCGTGGAGGACGGCGCCTTCGTGGCCAGCGCGCGCCAGTGGGCTGCCTTCACGCTCCACCTGG CTGATGAACACTGTTCCCAGGGGGACTTCCCGCCTCGAGAGGGCTACGTCCGCTATGGCTCCCTAGTGCAACTCGTCTGCACTGTCACGGGCATCACACTACCTCCAATG ATCATCCGCAAAGTGGCCAAACAGTACGCACTCCTCGACGTGGACGAGCCCATCTCCCAGCTGCACAAGTGTGCGTTCCAGTTCCCCGGTGAGCCTGCCGGAGAGGGTGGCACTTACTTATGCCTCGCCGCAGACAAGGTGGTGCAATTCCAG gcctccccctgccccaaagAGGCGAACAGGGCGCTGCTCAATGACAGCTCTTGTTGGACCATCATCGGTACCGAGTCGGTGGAGTTCTCCTTCAGCACCAGCCTGGCGTGGACCCGGGAACCCGTCACCCCAGTGCCCCTCATCAACACCCTGGAG ctGAGTGGTGGGGGAGACGTGGCCACGCTCGAGCTCCACGGCGAGAACTTCCACGCGGGGCTCAAGGTGTGGTTCGGGGACGTGGAGGCCGAAACCATGTACAG GAGCCCGCGGTCCCTGGTGTGCGTGGTGCCCGACATCGCCGCCTTCGGCAGCGACTGGCGCTGGCTGCGCACACCCATCACAGTGCCCGTGAGCCTGGTGCGCGCCGACGGCCTCTTCTACCCCAGCGCCTTCTCCTTCACCTACACCCCCGAGTACAGCGCGCGGCCcggccccccgggcgcccccgagCCCGCCGCCGACGCCGACGCGCTGCTCGAGAGCATCCACCACGAGTTCACGCGCAGCAACTTCCACCTCTTCATCCAGACTTAG